A window of the Deinococcus gobiensis I-0 genome harbors these coding sequences:
- a CDS encoding ATPase yields the protein MTASSLPGLRSGGPAPAASERPLADLALTVLVGVTGVGKSTALGALHAARPGLKVLPDRREVTDAVMILPLAGRPVTDREERFALTARYREANPGGMAQALGSLLADTGVWGPSPVFDGLRGLDEVRYAAEAFAAWRFVALGAPDAVRVRRLLGRADRFDQVRAGEGGDDLRAALGDLRGVEAVFGAAELDALAALEQEGHAAPDILAKTKIVVSERRSYDPAAAEDFLRTLPPARALVLDTVALSPEAVARAVQAWAGEAGR from the coding sequence ATGACTGCCTCTTCCCTGCCCGGCCTGCGCTCAGGTGGCCCTGCCCCGGCGGCCTCCGAACGGCCGCTGGCCGACCTCGCCCTGACCGTCCTCGTCGGCGTGACCGGCGTGGGCAAAAGCACCGCGTTGGGGGCGCTGCACGCCGCGCGTCCCGGCCTGAAGGTGCTGCCCGACCGGCGCGAGGTCACCGACGCCGTGATGATCCTGCCGCTCGCGGGCCGCCCCGTGACCGACCGCGAGGAACGTTTTGCCCTGACCGCCCGCTACCGCGAGGCCAACCCCGGCGGCATGGCGCAGGCGCTCGGCTCGCTGCTGGCCGACACCGGGGTCTGGGGGCCGTCGCCCGTGTTCGACGGCCTGCGCGGGCTGGACGAGGTGCGCTACGCCGCCGAGGCCTTTGCGGCGTGGCGCTTCGTGGCGCTGGGGGCGCCCGACGCAGTGCGGGTGCGCCGGCTGCTGGGCCGCGCCGACCGTTTCGATCAGGTGCGCGCCGGGGAGGGCGGGGACGATCTCCGTGCCGCCCTGGGCGACCTGCGCGGCGTAGAGGCTGTATTCGGCGCCGCCGAGCTGGACGCCCTGGCCGCGCTGGAGCAGGAGGGCCACGCCGCGCCCGACATCCTCGCCAAGACGAAGATCGTGGTGAGCGAGCGGCGCAGCTACGACCCCGCCGCCGCCGAAGACTTCCTGCGGACCCTGCCCCCCGCGCGGGCGCTCGTGCTCGACACGGTGGCCCTGAGCCCGGAGGCGGTCGCGCGGGCCGTGCAGGCGTGGGCCGGGGAGGCGGGCCGATGA